A portion of the Paenibacillus marchantiae genome contains these proteins:
- a CDS encoding carbohydrate ABC transporter permease, translated as MITKSSLYRKERLYGYLFILPPVLGLLIFVLFPFLYSLYGSFTDWDGLGQMNFIGLANFKDLLTDDLFYKAMFNTFYLMLGIPIGLLLALLLAMGLNRKIPGTTTFRVIYYIPVISSLAAVSIMWNWAYNGDYGLVNQFLDLFGIEGPNWLANKDTVKPALIIMTVWKGLGYTMLLYLAALQSVSRTYYEAAELDGANGFQIFRNITWPMVKPVTFFLVVTNIIGGSQIFTEMNIMTPTGGPEYSSASIVFYIWQKAFSNLQMGYASAMAMILGIFIFVITLVQFKMNEKSAYDGD; from the coding sequence GTGATTACAAAATCTAGTTTGTATCGCAAAGAGAGGCTGTACGGATATTTGTTTATTTTGCCTCCGGTTCTTGGTTTGCTGATCTTTGTTCTGTTCCCTTTCCTTTATTCCTTGTACGGTTCGTTTACGGATTGGGATGGCTTGGGACAGATGAACTTTATTGGTTTAGCCAATTTTAAGGATTTGCTCACGGATGATTTGTTTTACAAAGCGATGTTCAACACCTTTTATTTGATGCTGGGTATCCCGATTGGTTTGTTACTCGCATTACTGCTGGCGATGGGTCTGAATCGTAAAATCCCCGGCACAACGACGTTCCGTGTAATCTATTATATTCCGGTCATTTCTTCCCTCGCAGCGGTGTCCATCATGTGGAACTGGGCGTACAACGGGGATTACGGATTAGTGAACCAATTCCTTGATCTATTCGGTATTGAAGGCCCTAACTGGCTCGCAAACAAAGATACAGTTAAACCGGCCCTGATTATTATGACGGTGTGGAAAGGTCTAGGTTATACGATGTTATTGTATCTGGCTGCACTGCAAAGTGTATCACGTACATATTACGAAGCGGCTGAGTTGGATGGAGCAAACGGGTTCCAGATCTTCCGCAACATCACCTGGCCAATGGTGAAGCCGGTTACCTTTTTCCTCGTTGTTACAAACATTATTGGTGGTTCCCAAATCTTCACCGAAATGAACATTATGACCCCTACGGGTGGTCCTGAATATTCATCCGCATCCATTGTCTTCTACATCTGGCAGAAAGCATTCAGCAACCTGCAAATGGGTTATGCCTCTGCGATGGCCATGATTCTTGGTATTTTCATTTTTGTCATTACCTTGGTGCAATTCAAAATGAACGAAAAATCAGCCTATGATGGGGATTAA